A window from Aquabacterium sp. NJ1 encodes these proteins:
- a CDS encoding FxDxF family PEP-CTERM protein translates to MPTRFAMVALTALGLSSASLAWADPANHVVANYGDVTLPFTRSIGNTFSGSPTAGFVSQDGQPVVYASVGGLSYFYDDYVFNLPLAPQASFNAAAVSIDLGSFLSLQNFSARLYKLDAGLDSLTTGLPSSGTPIQAWTSTSLLAPGVTGTTVLFQNVDLQAGASYALELRGTINGSYGGSYGGNLNITPVPEPSGMALLAASLGVMTLVKRRRS, encoded by the coding sequence ATGCCAACCCGGTTCGCCATGGTCGCCTTGACGGCGCTTGGTCTTTCGTCTGCTTCTCTGGCCTGGGCCGATCCGGCCAACCATGTGGTGGCCAACTATGGGGATGTCACGCTGCCGTTCACGCGCAGCATTGGCAACACCTTCTCGGGCTCGCCAACCGCCGGGTTCGTCTCCCAGGATGGCCAGCCCGTGGTGTACGCCTCGGTGGGCGGGCTGTCGTACTTCTATGACGACTACGTGTTCAACCTGCCGCTGGCGCCGCAGGCCAGTTTCAACGCGGCCGCTGTGTCCATCGACCTGGGCAGCTTCCTGAGCCTGCAGAATTTTTCTGCCCGGCTGTACAAGCTGGACGCGGGCCTTGACTCCCTGACCACGGGCTTGCCCAGCAGTGGCACGCCCATTCAGGCGTGGACGTCAACCTCGTTGCTGGCCCCGGGCGTGACGGGTACCACGGTGTTGTTCCAGAACGTGGACTTGCAGGCCGGTGCCAGTTATGCACTGGAGCTGCGCGGCACCATCAACGGCAGTTATGGTGGCAGTTATGGCGGCAACCTGAACATCACGCCGGTGCCGGAGCCCAGTGGCATGGCCTTGCTGGCGGCCAGCCTGGGCGTGATGACACTGGTCAAGCGCCGCCGTTCGTGA